The proteins below are encoded in one region of Coriobacteriia bacterium:
- the murC gene encoding UDP-N-acetylmuramate--L-alanine ligase yields the protein MSEKTYAHFIGAGGAGMSAIALVLADRGMKVTGSDLKESRYTRALEAAGIHVTIGHAVENLGDPEVVVISTDIPEKNPELTAARARGIEVWPRARMLGHLAGDRKTIAVAGTHGKTSTSSMAATMLAKMGLDPTFLIGGVVDGFDSNAHSGTGEYYVVEADESDGSFLFLDPYVAIVTNMEADHLDYYGTVERMEETFREFMASVSPEGALVVCGDQPTLVEMAHSTGRRVVTYGFSEGCDVRATVLGREGLGTRFEVTTSDGQTATSVSTIPGIHMASNATSCLATAWALGLDLEKAAAALAEFPGVRRRFTRLGEAAGVTVVDDYAHHPTEVKATLLAAQELDFERVVVVFQAHRYYRTELFSKEFGEALSIADLVVLLELDSPFEAPIPGVNGRLLLKAVLNARPRAQIAFLPHRADVVPYVTRSVRPGDLLITMGAGGDVSGLGAEIVRVLSGEEEAPTCH from the coding sequence TTGTCCGAGAAGACGTACGCTCACTTCATCGGTGCCGGCGGCGCGGGCATGAGTGCGATTGCGCTGGTCCTGGCCGACCGCGGCATGAAGGTGACCGGCAGCGATCTCAAGGAGTCGCGCTACACCCGCGCGCTCGAGGCTGCGGGAATCCACGTCACAATCGGGCATGCCGTCGAGAACCTCGGCGATCCTGAGGTCGTCGTCATCTCTACGGACATTCCCGAGAAGAACCCGGAGTTGACCGCTGCGCGAGCGCGCGGCATCGAGGTGTGGCCGCGGGCGCGCATGCTCGGACACCTGGCAGGAGACCGCAAGACCATCGCGGTGGCCGGCACGCACGGTAAGACCTCGACGAGCTCCATGGCGGCAACGATGCTTGCGAAGATGGGCCTGGACCCGACGTTCCTCATCGGCGGTGTTGTCGATGGCTTCGATTCGAACGCTCATAGCGGAACCGGCGAGTACTACGTCGTGGAGGCCGACGAGTCAGACGGCTCGTTCCTCTTCCTCGATCCCTACGTCGCCATCGTCACCAACATGGAGGCCGACCACCTCGACTACTACGGCACGGTCGAGCGCATGGAGGAGACGTTCCGAGAGTTTATGGCGAGCGTCTCCCCCGAGGGTGCCCTGGTTGTTTGCGGCGATCAGCCCACGCTCGTTGAGATGGCGCACTCCACGGGTCGCCGAGTCGTGACCTACGGATTCTCCGAGGGCTGTGACGTTCGCGCAACCGTCCTTGGCCGAGAAGGCCTCGGGACTCGGTTCGAGGTCACGACGAGCGACGGGCAGACCGCAACGTCGGTCAGCACGATTCCGGGGATCCACATGGCGTCAAACGCGACTTCGTGTCTAGCGACCGCATGGGCTCTCGGGCTCGACCTCGAGAAGGCCGCAGCGGCGCTCGCGGAGTTCCCGGGGGTGCGCCGTCGTTTCACGCGCTTGGGCGAGGCCGCTGGTGTGACGGTTGTCGATGACTACGCACACCATCCAACCGAAGTGAAGGCGACCCTGCTCGCCGCCCAAGAGCTCGACTTCGAGCGCGTTGTGGTGGTCTTCCAAGCGCATCGCTACTATCGCACCGAGCTCTTCAGCAAGGAGTTCGGCGAGGCACTGAGCATCGCTGATCTGGTGGTGCTACTCGAACTCGACAGCCCGTTCGAGGCGCCGATTCCAGGTGTTAACGGCCGGCTGCTACTCAAGGCCGTTCTCAACGCGCGGCCGCGGGCTCAGATTGCCTTCCTTCCGCATCGCGCGGATGTCGTCCCATACGTCACCCGCAGTGTGCGCCCGGGCGATCTCTTGATCACGATGGGTGCGGGAGGTGACGTGTCGGGGCTCGGCGCGGAGATTGTGCGCGTCTTGTCCGGCGAGGAGGAAGCTCCCACGTGTCACTAG
- a CDS encoding UDP-N-acetylmuramoyl-tripeptide--D-alanyl-D-alanine ligase produces the protein MLTASVDIVVSATGGELLSGSLSKVVSDVCIDSRCIRPGCIFVALPGERTDGHDFVLSAIDAGAKLIIVSRTAEQVVELVDVAKRRDVAVLRVDDTLLAIQALASYHRSRLHCEVLGITGSTGKTSTKDFVMAVLSAGKRTVGTQGNRNNELGVPLTVLAANADTEVLVVEMGMRGMGQIASLCQIARPTLGLLTNVGTSHIELLGSQDAVAEAKGELVRCLPATGVAFLNGDDEYSARIAGTTAATVTLYGLSEACVVRATDIELDAESRAAFTLLSPAGAAQVSLPVPGRHNVYNALAAAAVALQLGIAPELIAEKLATADMSAMRMQVINTASGLTLVNDAYNANPASMRAAVDTLAAMVAGGRRIAVLGDMAELGSLTELAHFRIGEAVARLGIDELVTVGVRAHRIAEGALAHGMSTQHVRVTEDAESAAEALGSLAETGDIVLVKASRVMGLEVVVDRMVALR, from the coding sequence ATGCTGACGGCCTCTGTCGACATCGTTGTCTCGGCGACCGGCGGCGAGTTGCTCTCAGGCTCCCTGTCAAAGGTGGTCAGCGACGTCTGTATCGACTCGCGATGCATACGTCCAGGCTGCATCTTCGTCGCACTCCCGGGCGAGCGGACCGACGGCCACGACTTCGTGCTGTCGGCCATCGACGCAGGTGCCAAGCTCATCATCGTGTCAAGAACCGCCGAACAGGTTGTTGAGCTGGTCGACGTTGCGAAGCGCCGCGATGTCGCGGTCCTGCGCGTCGACGATACGCTGCTCGCGATTCAGGCACTTGCGAGCTATCACCGGTCGCGCCTGCACTGCGAGGTGCTCGGAATCACCGGTTCCACGGGCAAGACGAGCACCAAGGACTTCGTGATGGCCGTGCTTTCCGCCGGCAAGCGCACGGTCGGGACGCAGGGCAACCGCAACAACGAACTCGGAGTTCCGCTAACGGTACTGGCGGCCAACGCCGATACCGAGGTGCTCGTGGTCGAGATGGGCATGCGCGGAATGGGGCAGATCGCCTCTCTGTGCCAGATCGCGCGCCCGACGTTGGGCCTGCTTACCAATGTGGGGACGAGCCACATCGAGCTGCTTGGCAGCCAAGACGCTGTCGCCGAGGCCAAGGGCGAGTTGGTTCGCTGCCTGCCAGCAACCGGCGTGGCGTTCCTCAACGGCGACGACGAGTACTCCGCGCGCATCGCAGGCACCACGGCCGCGACTGTTACGCTCTACGGCCTGAGCGAGGCGTGCGTAGTGCGCGCCACCGACATCGAGCTGGATGCCGAGAGCCGGGCCGCCTTCACCCTGCTTAGCCCGGCGGGTGCAGCGCAGGTAAGCCTGCCCGTCCCCGGCCGTCACAACGTCTACAACGCGCTGGCCGCCGCGGCGGTTGCGCTCCAGCTCGGGATCGCCCCCGAGCTAATAGCCGAGAAACTCGCAACAGCCGACATGTCGGCCATGCGAATGCAGGTCATCAACACGGCCAGCGGTCTGACTCTTGTCAACGACGCGTACAATGCGAATCCCGCGTCGATGCGTGCTGCGGTCGATACGCTCGCGGCGATGGTCGCGGGCGGCCGGCGGATCGCGGTCCTCGGCGACATGGCAGAGCTTGGGTCGCTTACCGAGCTGGCTCACTTCCGCATCGGCGAGGCTGTGGCGCGGCTCGGAATCGACGAGCTGGTGACGGTTGGTGTTCGTGCACATCGGATCGCCGAAGGCGCCTTGGCCCACGGCATGAGCACGCAGCACGTACGCGTGACCGAGGACGCCGAGTCTGCTGCCGAGGCGCTCGGTTCGCTGGCCGAAACCGGCGACATCGTGTTGGTCAAGGCTTCACGGGTTATGGGTCTCGAGGTCGTAGTGGATAGGATGGTGGCACTGCGATGA
- the mraY gene encoding phospho-N-acetylmuramoyl-pentapeptide-transferase yields the protein MIDISRYPTYTVFLAVVVAMLGTAALFPFWIRLLRVRNIGQQVRADGPQGHLVKQGTPTMGGVLILLVVTAAYLLLAKATPLSILALATMLGCGTLGFIDDWSKVSHERSLGLRPRAKLFWQGVISVAFGLFVVNWAQLSTWVQIPLTTYRIDLGELATTIPIGGMTIVIPWFYLLLVYIMVTGMSNAVNLTDGLDGLAAGTVTIVTLAYAAIAFRQNALPTALLGAAVAGACIGFLWYNSYPADIFMGDTGSLGLGAVIAALAIITKAELYLVIIGGIYVAETLSVILQVGSFKLTGKRIFRMAPLHHHFEMLGWSETKVMVRFWIVTGILAGLGFAMFFVGSVVARAK from the coding sequence ATGATCGACATCTCGAGGTATCCGACATACACGGTCTTTCTCGCAGTAGTAGTCGCGATGTTGGGAACTGCGGCGTTGTTCCCCTTCTGGATCCGACTGCTGCGCGTGCGCAACATCGGGCAGCAGGTTCGCGCCGATGGTCCGCAAGGGCATCTGGTCAAGCAAGGTACGCCGACAATGGGTGGCGTGCTCATCCTGCTGGTCGTCACCGCTGCTTACCTGCTCTTGGCGAAGGCAACCCCGCTGTCGATTCTGGCACTTGCAACGATGCTGGGCTGCGGGACGCTGGGCTTCATTGACGACTGGTCGAAGGTCAGTCACGAGCGCTCGCTCGGGCTGCGCCCCCGCGCCAAACTCTTCTGGCAGGGAGTGATCTCGGTCGCGTTCGGGCTGTTCGTCGTGAACTGGGCACAGCTCTCGACCTGGGTGCAGATTCCGCTCACGACCTACCGGATAGACCTTGGCGAGCTCGCCACGACGATTCCCATCGGCGGCATGACCATCGTCATACCGTGGTTCTACCTGCTCCTCGTCTACATCATGGTCACCGGCATGAGCAACGCGGTGAACCTCACCGATGGACTCGACGGACTGGCCGCCGGCACCGTCACGATCGTCACGCTCGCCTACGCCGCCATCGCGTTTCGCCAAAACGCGCTACCCACGGCACTACTCGGCGCGGCCGTCGCTGGCGCTTGCATCGGCTTCCTCTGGTACAACAGCTATCCAGCCGACATCTTCATGGGCGACACCGGTTCGCTGGGGCTGGGCGCAGTCATTGCGGCGCTGGCTATCATCACGAAGGCCGAGCTGTACCTCGTCATCATCGGTGGCATCTATGTCGCCGAGACACTCTCGGTCATCTTGCAGGTCGGTTCGTTCAAACTGACCGGCAAGCGCATCTTCCGCATGGCGCCGCTCCATCACCACTTCGAGATGCTCGGGTGGTCGGAGACCAAGGTCATGGTGCGGTTCTGGATCGTCACGGGCATTCTCGCGGGGCTTGGCTTCGCGATGTTCTTCGTCGGCAGCGTCGTAGCGAGGGCAAAGTGA
- a CDS encoding FtsQ-type POTRA domain-containing protein, whose amino-acid sequence MASSSGRRSGSSGSSSNRKRVVVGAEETVRVRYKQGNPEVESERKRTPRQEQRSASERAGSRVPKPSSAGRKVAGQKRDDRDRRRKEIGRRRVLLVAAAVLAVVAVAWALSALWRAPLFTVDTIKVTGVSHLTSADVLALAAVPKDATLLHLAPSEIEQRVEASPWVSSAKVSRSFPHTLVVDVVERVPIALADAGARGQWFVSGDGHWVARRSKEPTGALVPIKDVPGLVPVAGAKNASGELNNALAVIGGLSPQLKAQLAFVSAPSVQATVLVLKNQIQVFVGSADEITKKDLIARTILGKEKNVVYVNVRVTDRPTWRGLNSGN is encoded by the coding sequence ATGGCATCGAGCTCAGGCCGGAGATCCGGTTCCTCGGGCAGTTCCTCGAATCGTAAGCGCGTCGTTGTAGGCGCCGAGGAGACCGTCCGAGTACGTTACAAGCAGGGCAACCCCGAGGTTGAGTCCGAGCGCAAGCGGACCCCTCGACAAGAGCAGCGCTCAGCATCGGAGCGCGCTGGTAGTCGCGTACCCAAGCCAAGTTCGGCTGGACGCAAGGTCGCGGGTCAGAAGCGCGACGATCGTGACCGCCGACGCAAAGAGATCGGCCGCCGTCGCGTGTTGCTCGTCGCGGCAGCCGTGCTCGCCGTGGTGGCGGTCGCGTGGGCGCTGAGCGCCCTGTGGCGAGCGCCCCTGTTTACGGTCGATACGATCAAGGTCACCGGCGTAAGCCATCTCACGAGCGCGGACGTGCTCGCGCTAGCCGCAGTCCCCAAGGATGCCACGCTCTTGCATCTGGCTCCATCGGAGATCGAGCAGCGGGTCGAGGCGTCACCGTGGGTCTCATCGGCGAAGGTGAGTCGGTCATTTCCGCATACCCTCGTAGTCGACGTGGTCGAGCGCGTGCCGATTGCGCTGGCGGATGCGGGCGCTCGAGGTCAGTGGTTTGTGTCGGGGGATGGGCACTGGGTGGCCCGGCGGAGCAAGGAGCCAACTGGCGCGCTAGTCCCGATCAAAGACGTTCCTGGGTTGGTGCCGGTTGCAGGGGCAAAAAACGCTTCGGGCGAGCTGAACAACGCGCTGGCCGTAATCGGCGGGCTGAGCCCCCAACTGAAAGCCCAACTGGCATTCGTTTCAGCGCCCAGCGTGCAGGCTACGGTGCTCGTTCTCAAGAATCAGATTCAAGTCTTCGTCGGTTCTGCAGACGAGATTACCAAGAAGGATCTCATTGCCCGAACGATTCTCGGCAAGGAGAAGAACGTCGTCTACGTCAACGTTCGAGTCACAGACAGGCCCACTTGGCGAGGGCTAAACTCCGGCAACTAG
- the murG gene encoding undecaprenyldiphospho-muramoylpentapeptide beta-N-acetylglucosaminyltransferase: MRVLMSGGGTAGHVYPALTVADRFADAPDEVLFVGTPNGLEARLVPEAGVEFLPLKASGYDRGRPLTLLTSIPRIGLSTITAWRWFGRSRPDVVIGFGGYVSIPVGLAAVMRGIPLVLHEQNSVPGLANKILSRWARAVGVTYEESAAGLAHSERAVVTGNPVRPAVLNASRERGRDALDLPADALVMLVFGGSRGARHLNSAVVGLRDRLMAIPELRVVHVAGAAEVQSVRAALKAAGGDCNGRWQVLDYLNDMGSALMASDLVVARAGATSIAEITALGLPAVLVPFPFATEDHQTKNAAAMVARGAAELVPDSELDDERFGDIVCGLLSDAGRRASMAAASRSLGRPDAADRVASLARQAAGKPPVARAIDS, from the coding sequence GTGCGAGTTCTGATGAGCGGCGGCGGGACCGCGGGGCACGTGTACCCCGCACTGACAGTCGCCGACCGGTTCGCCGACGCGCCTGACGAGGTTCTGTTCGTCGGCACGCCTAACGGCCTTGAAGCCCGGCTTGTTCCTGAGGCGGGAGTGGAGTTCCTCCCGCTCAAGGCGTCAGGCTACGACCGTGGGCGCCCACTCACGCTGCTCACATCGATACCGCGCATCGGGCTCTCAACTATTACGGCGTGGCGTTGGTTCGGGCGCAGCAGGCCCGACGTCGTGATTGGCTTCGGCGGCTACGTGTCGATTCCCGTAGGGCTCGCGGCCGTGATGAGGGGCATCCCGCTCGTGCTGCACGAGCAGAACTCGGTTCCCGGACTCGCGAACAAGATCCTGTCGCGCTGGGCACGGGCCGTAGGAGTCACCTACGAGGAGTCGGCCGCGGGCCTTGCGCACTCCGAGCGCGCGGTGGTGACTGGCAACCCTGTGCGTCCTGCGGTGCTGAACGCCAGCCGCGAGAGGGGCCGAGACGCACTCGACCTCCCGGCTGACGCCCTCGTGATGCTGGTGTTCGGCGGCAGCCGCGGTGCTCGGCATCTGAACTCGGCAGTCGTTGGGCTGCGCGACAGATTGATGGCCATCCCCGAGCTGCGCGTTGTGCACGTGGCCGGCGCAGCCGAGGTGCAGAGCGTACGCGCCGCGCTCAAGGCCGCCGGCGGCGACTGCAACGGGCGTTGGCAGGTGCTGGACTACCTCAACGACATGGGCTCGGCGCTAATGGCGAGCGATCTAGTAGTCGCTCGGGCCGGCGCGACCTCGATTGCCGAGATCACAGCGCTCGGGCTTCCTGCAGTGCTGGTGCCGTTCCCGTTCGCCACTGAGGACCATCAAACCAAGAACGCCGCCGCGATGGTTGCGCGCGGCGCGGCCGAACTAGTGCCCGACAGCGAGCTGGACGATGAACGCTTCGGTGACATCGTCTGCGGCCTTCTGTCGGACGCCGGACGCCGTGCTAGTATGGCGGCCGCATCTCGCTCGCTGGGACGGCCGGACGCTGCTGACCGGGTCGCCAGCTTGGCCCGCCAGGCCGCCGGAAAGCCCCCTGTCGCGCGCGCCATCGACTCTTAG
- the ftsW gene encoding putative lipid II flippase FtsW, producing MAPQKEYAGGPAARYLLLGAALFLTVFGLVMVYSASSISALVKQGSPYFFAERQAVFVLFGIVLAWGVSRFDYRRFRGPLGYQVWGVAIFLLVTTWALGVVRGGARRWIPLGFFNLQPSEFAKIACVLVAAMLAVEWQRHRTDTPTYLRRLGIFVGIPAVLIVFQPDLGTTMLMAAGVAIVLFLGGIELRWVYVALAVLVVFAVFAIAIEPYRMARVTASLDPWSEAQGKGYQAVQALLAFGTGGIKGLGLGLSRQKWFYLPEAHTDFIFAMVGEEIGLVGTLSVIGAFVVVVFSGIRIAMGSRDQYGRLLAAALTGMLGFQAILNMAAVTGLFPVTGKPLPFMSYGGSSIVVTMISVGLILSVSEYGACAPKAIRTPSKKKEPVRASSDERRRDRGARVPRTDSRRPVRRRA from the coding sequence GTGGCTCCTCAGAAGGAGTATGCGGGAGGACCTGCTGCGCGATATCTGCTCCTTGGCGCAGCGCTGTTCCTGACGGTCTTCGGACTGGTCATGGTCTACTCTGCGTCGTCGATCTCTGCACTCGTCAAGCAGGGCTCGCCATACTTCTTCGCCGAGCGCCAAGCGGTGTTCGTGCTCTTCGGTATCGTGCTGGCCTGGGGCGTTTCCCGCTTCGACTACCGCAGGTTCCGCGGCCCTCTGGGCTACCAAGTCTGGGGAGTGGCGATCTTCCTGCTGGTCACGACGTGGGCCTTGGGCGTCGTCCGCGGAGGTGCGCGTCGCTGGATTCCGCTGGGCTTTTTCAACCTGCAGCCCTCCGAGTTTGCCAAGATCGCATGCGTGCTCGTTGCGGCGATGCTTGCGGTCGAATGGCAGCGACATCGCACCGACACGCCCACGTACCTGCGCCGGCTGGGCATCTTCGTCGGGATTCCGGCGGTTCTGATCGTCTTCCAGCCTGATCTCGGCACCACCATGCTGATGGCTGCCGGAGTGGCCATCGTGCTGTTCCTCGGCGGCATCGAGTTGCGCTGGGTCTATGTTGCCCTGGCAGTTCTCGTAGTCTTCGCTGTGTTCGCCATCGCAATCGAGCCCTACCGAATGGCTAGAGTAACGGCGTCGCTCGACCCGTGGTCTGAAGCCCAAGGCAAGGGCTATCAGGCCGTTCAGGCGCTACTAGCGTTCGGCACCGGCGGCATCAAGGGCCTCGGTCTTGGGTTGTCTCGGCAGAAGTGGTTCTACCTTCCCGAGGCTCACACCGACTTCATCTTCGCGATGGTCGGCGAGGAGATTGGGCTCGTGGGAACGCTGTCCGTCATCGGCGCCTTTGTCGTCGTGGTGTTCTCGGGCATCCGCATCGCGATGGGTTCGCGGGACCAATACGGTCGATTGCTCGCGGCGGCCCTGACGGGCATGCTCGGGTTTCAGGCCATATTGAACATGGCGGCGGTCACGGGATTGTTCCCGGTGACCGGCAAGCCACTTCCATTCATGAGCTACGGCGGGTCGTCCATCGTGGTCACCATGATCAGCGTGGGGCTCATCCTCTCAGTGTCTGAGTACGGAGCGTGCGCGCCGAAGGCCATTCGAACGCCGTCCAAGAAGAAGGAGCCGGTTCGTGCGAGTTCTGATGAGCGGCGGCGGGACCGCGGGGCACGTGTACCCCGCACTGACAGTCGCCGACCGGTTCGCCGACGCGCCTGA
- the murB gene encoding UDP-N-acetylmuramate dehydrogenase, with the protein MSLDVAFERLAAELTGSVRRAEPLARHTTYRIGGPAALFVECATVADLAAATTILGANNIEWTVLGKGSNVLASDEGYGGAIITLGRDFKRHSVDDDHLRAGAGVILAAVVQDAFKLGLSGLEFAVGVPGTLGGALAMNAGSRDEWIGSIVESVTVFSPGAGLVGIRGPEIAWAYRRSDLPARGIIVEAVLRVTESDAVGIRRSMEASLRRRKRSQPLNMPSAGSVFVNPEGDSAGRLIEKAGLKGTKVGGAMVSDVHANFIVNSGGATAADVVALVRLIRETVKEANGIELRPEIRFLGQFLES; encoded by the coding sequence GTGTCACTAGACGTCGCCTTTGAGCGCCTTGCCGCCGAGCTGACCGGTTCCGTTCGCCGAGCCGAGCCACTCGCACGACACACCACGTATCGAATCGGTGGACCTGCCGCACTCTTCGTCGAGTGTGCGACGGTGGCCGACCTCGCGGCCGCCACGACCATTCTTGGCGCCAACAACATCGAGTGGACCGTGCTCGGCAAGGGCAGCAACGTGCTGGCTTCCGATGAGGGTTACGGCGGCGCCATCATCACCCTCGGTCGCGACTTCAAGCGCCACTCGGTCGACGACGACCACCTGCGCGCTGGCGCTGGCGTCATTCTGGCTGCAGTCGTTCAAGATGCGTTCAAGCTCGGCCTGTCGGGTCTGGAGTTCGCCGTCGGCGTGCCGGGAACTCTCGGCGGCGCGCTTGCCATGAACGCGGGCAGCCGAGATGAGTGGATCGGCTCGATTGTCGAGTCGGTCACCGTGTTCAGCCCCGGTGCAGGGCTGGTCGGCATTCGAGGCCCCGAGATTGCGTGGGCGTATCGGCGGAGCGACCTGCCAGCACGCGGTATCATCGTCGAGGCGGTGCTGCGCGTGACTGAGAGCGACGCAGTGGGCATCCGCCGATCCATGGAGGCGAGCCTGCGTCGGCGCAAGCGCTCCCAGCCGCTCAACATGCCCTCTGCGGGCAGTGTCTTCGTCAACCCCGAGGGTGACTCGGCGGGTCGGCTCATCGAGAAGGCCGGCTTGAAGGGCACCAAAGTGGGCGGCGCGATGGTTTCCGACGTGCATGCGAACTTCATCGTCAACTCAGGCGGCGCCACTGCCGCCGATGTGGTGGCGCTAGTCAGGTTGATCCGTGAGACCGTGAAGGAAGCGAATGGCATCGAGCTCAGGCCGGAGATCCGGTTCCTCGGGCAGTTCCTCGAATCGTAA
- the murD gene encoding UDP-N-acetylmuramoyl-L-alanine--D-glutamate ligase gives MNESNNGVADSLVLGIGKSGIAVARYLAERIGTGDVASVTLAESGDNEVMRATATQLEHLGVRVLLGAESVDGHYELCVTSPGIPPYSPLRVSAAENSDRIMSEIEFAYECTGKPWVAITGTNGKTTTTSLVAHLLRAGGIAAEAVGNIGFVATEAMQREDLEIMVAEVSSFQMSLIEQFHPQVAVLLNITPDHINYHGSLEAYAADKTRVFENMDDGDLAVIDVDDPGSAPYAEALEARGVPVARVSRTVGHPGGATVVDGYLTLETQGGPVRLVRPDELLIRGQHNVSNALAAAVAAHALGVDPVDLREGLKTFAPIEHRLEPAGAVGGVDWYNDSKATNPDAVFQALRAFEGRDLIVLLGGRNKDNDFRSLAEQVAKSAKAAVLFGESRHEFAAAFAGVDLRTVDAVTLRDAVEAAASLAVAGDVVVLSPACASFDEFTCFEHRGDEFKRYVAELAGEAR, from the coding sequence GTGAACGAAAGCAACAACGGAGTCGCAGACTCCCTGGTCCTGGGCATCGGGAAGAGCGGCATCGCGGTGGCCAGGTATCTGGCTGAGCGCATCGGCACCGGCGACGTGGCCTCGGTGACGCTCGCCGAGTCCGGCGACAACGAGGTGATGCGTGCCACAGCAACGCAGTTGGAGCACCTCGGCGTGCGCGTGCTGCTGGGCGCTGAGTCAGTCGACGGCCACTACGAGCTGTGCGTCACGAGCCCGGGTATTCCGCCTTACTCGCCGCTGCGCGTCTCGGCCGCCGAGAACAGTGACAGAATCATGTCCGAGATCGAGTTCGCCTACGAGTGCACAGGCAAGCCGTGGGTGGCCATCACGGGCACCAACGGCAAGACCACGACCACCTCGCTGGTAGCGCATCTGCTGCGTGCGGGTGGCATCGCCGCAGAGGCGGTCGGCAACATCGGCTTCGTTGCTACCGAGGCGATGCAGCGTGAGGACCTCGAGATCATGGTCGCCGAGGTCTCGTCGTTCCAGATGTCGCTCATCGAGCAGTTCCACCCCCAGGTGGCAGTGCTGCTCAACATCACACCCGACCACATCAACTATCACGGCTCGCTGGAAGCCTATGCGGCGGACAAGACGCGCGTCTTCGAGAACATGGACGACGGTGATCTCGCCGTTATCGACGTAGACGATCCAGGTTCGGCTCCCTACGCCGAGGCGCTCGAGGCGCGCGGCGTACCCGTCGCGCGTGTGAGCCGCACGGTGGGCCACCCTGGCGGTGCCACGGTCGTCGACGGCTACCTGACGCTGGAGACACAGGGCGGCCCGGTCAGACTCGTTCGCCCGGACGAGCTTCTGATTCGCGGCCAGCATAATGTGAGCAACGCCCTTGCGGCGGCCGTGGCGGCACATGCGCTCGGAGTCGATCCGGTCGATCTGCGAGAGGGCCTCAAGACGTTTGCGCCCATCGAGCATCGCCTCGAGCCGGCTGGCGCCGTGGGCGGCGTCGACTGGTACAACGACAGCAAGGCCACCAATCCCGACGCGGTCTTCCAAGCGCTGCGCGCGTTCGAGGGACGCGATTTGATCGTGCTTCTCGGCGGACGCAACAAGGACAACGACTTTCGCTCCCTCGCCGAGCAGGTCGCCAAGAGCGCGAAGGCGGCCGTTCTCTTCGGCGAGTCACGTCATGAGTTTGCCGCGGCTTTCGCGGGCGTCGACCTTCGCACGGTGGACGCAGTCACGCTTCGCGATGCCGTCGAGGCGGCGGCATCGCTTGCTGTAGCAGGCGATGTGGTTGTGCTTTCCCCGGCGTGTGCTTCCTTCGATGAGTTCACGTGCTTCGAGCATCGAGGAGACGAGTTCAAGCGCTACGTCGCCGAGCTGGCAGGGGAGGCCAGGTAG